From the genome of Triticum aestivum cultivar Chinese Spring chromosome 3B, IWGSC CS RefSeq v2.1, whole genome shotgun sequence, one region includes:
- the LOC123065224 gene encoding protein SPEAR1, translating into MGSSSVDGAGEMCLEAGAGRAGRRGGKKAAEMKAAKQPQRGLGVAQLEKIRMQNQMIAAYRSGLPPQQQQQVPYAAVPTAGAASSFQPYLAGCFEAMDRRIADVQYSQYYAENLLPNSSSRAPATSPLFVVHDSSSSGQRQQPPHEYDYWMRHSHESSGRGGAGSTEELDLELRL; encoded by the exons ATGGGGAGCAGCAGCGTCGACGGAGCCGGCGAGATGTGCTTGGAAGCTGGCGCCGGCAGGGCGGGGAGGCGCGGCGGGAAAAAGGCCGCGGAGATGAAGGCCGCCAAGCAGCCGCAGCGCGGGCTCGGCGTCGCGCAGCTGGAGAAGATCCGGATGCAGAACCAGATGATCGCCGCGTACCGCTCCGGCCtgccgccgcagcagcagcagcaggtgccGTACGCCGCTGTCCCGACGGCCGGCGCCGCATCGTCTTTCCAGCCGTACCTAGCT GGTTGCTTTGAGGCGATGGACCGGAGGATAGCCGACGTGCAGTACAGCCAGTACTACGCGGAGAACCTGCTACCTAACAGCTCCAGCCGGGCGCCGGCGACGTCGCCGCTCTTCGTCGTCCATGACTCGTCGTCGTCGGGCCAGAGGCAGCAGCCGCCTCACGAGTACGACTACTGGATGCGCCACAGCCACGAGTCCAGCGGCCGCGGCGGCGCAGGAAGCACGGAAGAGCTAGATCTGGAGCTGAGGCTGTAG